The genomic DNA ATAAGATTCATTGCTTTAATTGCAGTTTTTTCATCTATAGCTGCCACTATAGCTACTTCGTCACCTACATATCTTACAACATCTTCAAGAATTAATCTATCATATGGAGATGGCTCTGGATATGTTTGACCAGCAAGTGTAAATCGAGATTTTGGTACATCTTTATATGTTAAAACACATTCAACACCATCAACCATTTCTGCCTTTGATGTCTCTATATCTTTTATTTTTGCATAAGCGTGAGGACTTCTAAGTATCTTTACCACCAAAGCATCTTTTGCTGATAAATCATCTGTATATACAGGCTTTCCTGTTGTGATACTCATTCCATCTATTTTCTTGATTCCTTTTCCAACTATATTCATGTTCTATTTTACCTCCAGATAAGTTTTGATAGCTCTTAACTGTCCCATATACCCTGTACATCTACATAGATTTCCTGTAAGATAATGCTTTATTTCATCATCTGTAGGATTTTCAAGCTCATCCTTCATTGCAAGTACAGTAAGTATAAAGCCAGGAGAACAGAAACCACATTGCTCAGCTCCTTCTTTTACCAAAACTTCACTAAATTCTTTAACTTCATTTTCTAAACCTTCAATTGTAGTTATTTCTTTATCTAAAGCTCTCAATGTCAGTGTTGCACAGGATAATGTAGGTTTCTTGTCAATTAAAACTGTACATAAACCACAACAGCCTGTGTCACAACCTCTTTTCACACTTAAATTACCAACTTTTCTTAAAGTATCAACCAGATATTCTTCTGGTTCTATATCAACACTTTTTTTCTTCCCATTTATATTAATCTTTACTAACATTAAATAACCTCCATTATAGCTCTTTTTAAAAGTACTTTACTCATAGCTTTTCTATACTCCCTAGATGCTCTCATGTTAGAACCAAAAGTTAGTTCTTCTGATGCTATTTCTACTGCTTTATCTATATTAATTTCATTGATTTCATTGTTAGATAGAAATTCACTAGCTTGTTTTGCAATCGTAGCTTTCTGCGGTCTTGCTCCTACACATAACTTAAATTGTTCCATATGTTTTGATACAGATACATTTAGAATTGGATAATCACTCTTTGCATTTCTAAGTGATTTATAAGAAGCATTCTTATTTGTCTTCTTTATGTATATCTTAATAAGTAAATCTTTCTCATAATCTCTATTTAGAAACTCTTCAAGACTAATTCTCCCAATATTATATAATTCTACTTCTGTATCTAATGAAAGTAATGCTACTATCAAGTCAGAAAAACCATATTTAGAAAATACTGTTGCACCAACTGTTACTACATTTCTAAACTGAACTCCTATTATATTTTTAACTGAATCTTCTATTATTCTTCCAAAATTATTTTTTATTATGGAACTTGTTTCTAATGTTCTAAAAGTAGTCATAGAACCAATCTCAACGTAATCTTCATACTCTTTTATATAATCTAAATTTAATTTAGATAATTCTATTCCTGTTCCTATTCTTTTTTTCCCCATTCTTAAAAAAGCACTTCCACCAATTACTTGGTTAGTTTTTCTTTTATTTAAAATTGAGTACGCTTCTTCTACTGTATCTGGCTGTACAATATCCATAACCGTAAACATAAATTTCCTCCCTTATTTGCTATTCTTATTTTAAATACAACTAATTATATCATAGCTTCAACAAATTTTGATAATAAATATGTCTAATATGTAAATTCTGTAAATTACTTATACATAAAAAAATGACTATTTCAATAATCATCATTAGACAATATTAAAATAGCCATTAACAGGTACTATTTTAAAGCAAAACTTTAAAAAGTTGATACTTTTTCACTTATATTTATCACTTCTTCTTCTAATAATCCAAGTTTTTTAGCTACTAATTTTGTAGTACTTCCTTGTATTACTAATGTAATTAGTATAGTCATGAATACTACAGATGAAATCACTTCGTATCCAGGAACTTTCATTGCTGAAATAATACCACAAAGTGCTGCTGGTATTACGCCTGTTTCCCTTACCCACATCATAAATAATATTTCACTTTTACTCCATTTTGCTTCCCTGTCTACAAGTGTACAAACTAAAACGCAAAGTGGTCTTGCTATAAACATTAATACTAATACTGTAATTACAGATGGCATAAAATATTTACTTAACTGAGCCAAATTAACTTGGCTACCCAATATTATAAATATTGCCATACGACAAATAGTACCTAAAGTTTCAGCAACATAAAAATCTGCATCATAAGATTTTTGACTTAACCAAATTTTAAAGTTTTTCTTGTTACCAGTTATTATACCTACAATAAAGCAAGACATATATCCACTTCCACCTAATTTTGTAGATAATTCATATGCAACTACAACTGAAATAACAGATATTATTGGTGCAAAATCTTTAAATATTCCATAAGGTTTATCATTAACTAATTTCAAAAGCAGTATTCCTGTAATTAAACCAACTAAAACTCCGACAATAACCATTGTCCCCAGTTCATAAATATTTTCACCTAATGAAAATTTATTTGACAAAATTACAGCCAACACTGCTGATGTTAGTATAGCTCCTGTTGCATCATTAAAAGCTGATTCACTTATTACAGTTTGTTTTACCCTATCCTTTATCTTTACCTGATTAAATATAGGTACAAGAGTGGCTGGGTCTGTTGATGCTATTATAGTTCCTGCTAGTAAAGCAGTCATTGCACTTATCCCAAAAGTAAATCCTATTACTTGTTGCATTATAAAAGCAGATATCACAACTCCTAAAGTAGCTAATAAGAATACAGATATCTTCACATTTCTCAATACTTTTAAACTTATTTCTTTTCCACCTAAATATAAAATAAATGCAGAACCAAATGTAAGTATTAGTTGATTTTCTATTTGAAATCCACGAATATCTATAAATTTTAAAAATGATGGTCCTATTAAAATACCTACAAGTAAATATAACACTACATCTGGAACCTTTATTATTTCACTAAGCTTACTACAAATTATTCCAGTTATACTTACAATAGCAAAAATTATCAATAAATTATTGCTGGCAATTGTGTGTATAGATGCTTCCATGTCCGTCTCTCCTCCCGATTTGCATACATTATGCAATATACTTATTGTTTTACTATATAATTATAGCACACAAATAAATGTTATCAATCATTTTTTTTAGGACATGCAATTTAGCTTTCATTTTTGACAATTAAATAACGCTTATATAATTTTGCTATTTTTTGCTAGTTATTAAAAGGTTGATTTTGTCAAGTTTATAGTATATATATATTAATATTTTTTATATCCATATCTTTTTAGATATTTTTCGACTTTTTCCTCCATTAAAATAAGTTTAAATTTAACAATAAAACATTTCATTATATATATTTTTTAAAATGTACCATTTTCAACATTTTCATTAACTTGGTCTATTCATTTTTTTCTTATCTATTCTATATCCAAGCATATTCCCTATATTTTTACTTACATGTAATTCTTGAGCTATTTCAAGTTTATTATCATTGCTTTGTTTTATCTTAGAAATCTCACTTTGTTTTTCATTTTGTTTATCTTGTTTCATAGTTTCTCCTTTCAAAACAATATCACTTTTTCTGTTTATTACTTATTATTTCAAATTTCTATAATTTTAATCAAAAAAGGGAAATATCTCAATATAATATAGCTTATTCAACACCATATTTATATATAGAATTTCCCTAATTATTTTATTAATTTAATTTTTCAATAACCTTATCTAAATTAGAATTTACTTTATCTTCCTTTTTCCAAGAATTTAATGTATAATGCGTTCCAAATGTAAATAAACCTGAAACTATTAATATAAAATAGTATACAAACCCACTATATAAGAGTACAGAGTACCCCAATAATTCTTTTGGAATTATATTGGAGAACATAGTAAAAAATGTAACCTCATTAGCTCCAACATTTCCTGGTGTTGGAATTGGTGATATAGCCATATATAAAAAGACCTGTAATGTCATTATATGTACATATGAAACTCCTCTTAAATTTGAGGCTTTATACACACAATAAACTATACTGAAATATGCGATTAATTGTAACACAGTAAGTAATATACTTAAAACTAAGATTCTTACATTTTTAATAAATATTTTTATAGAATAATTATAATCATCAATATAATGATTTATTCTATCACGTTTTGAATCTAAAAATTTAAATGTTTTAAATTTAGATAAAAAATTAATCAAAACTTCTGCTATCATTTTTACTTGTTTTGGACTAAATACTATTAGTAGTCCACCTAACAACATACTTACATTCATAATCATTCCAAAAGTTATCAAGACTTTCACAGAATGTACTTGCTCCATCAGTAATGACTTATTTAGCAAAATTAAAATTCCACAAAATACAGTAACTGTACTTTGAAATACTACAGTTTTATTAGTAACTATAGCCACTGATTTACTAAGGCTTACATCATATTTTGTAAGTGCATATATTTGCATTGGTTGACTCCCAGATGCAAATGGAGTAACTAAGTTATAGTAAAATCCCATTGTAGCCATTTTAATACCAATAAATTTTACTTTTGTTTTTTGAACTGCATTTATTATCAAATGAGTTACAATAGATTCAATTATCATATATACTATAATTGTCAATATGCCAAGAAATATATAAGTCTTATTTACTAGCCTTATAATTTTAGGTATTAGTTTTATATCTAAAGTAGTTAATACTAAATAAGTAGTAATACATATCAAAAATAATAAAAATCCATATTGAATAAAATCTTTTTCTCTTTTGGATAATTTTCTCATTTATTTTCTCCTAAATTTTTTCATATCACTATACATAGTATACTACTTAACCTATTATTTGCAAGACTAAAAAAGATAAGTCTTTATTTGACATAAATACACCTATAAATTTTTAAATATTCTTACTCCTTTAGTAGAAATAATTCTCCATATCATAAAATCTAATATCAAAGTAAGTATACTTGCCAAAATAATATATATATTTAAAAACGAAATTCCAAGTAATACATATATACCTCCAAGTATAATTACATAAGCTAATGATACTAACATTGTAACTATCATACTTGCACTTCTTTTTACTACAGCCACCTCATTTTTCCAATCAAGGTTTGGGTATAATAAATTTGATAATAATCCCATCAATGCTACAAACATTGAAAAACTTACAATCAAACAGATTGATACAATAATAAACTGAATTTCAAAGTCTAATCTTATAGATACTAATATTAGACATAAAATAGATAATGGGGCATTCAATAAAAAATTCATTAATACTTTTGACCAGAATATTTCTCTTTCATCTATTGGAGAAGATTTCAGTATCCATAAATTTTTTCCTTCAAGAGAAATTGAACAGTATGTTGTACAATTCATTACTATTATAAAGAAGAATACTCCCAATAATTGTATTTTTATAAGATTAAAATCTATATTCAATTTCAGTAACTCACCCACTTTATCTGCTCCAAATAATAATATTAAAATTGTACCTACTATTAGAAATAACAAACCTGCAGATGAATTTAAAAAGTATATAAACGAAGAAGTATATCTCTTAAATTCTTTTTTTAATAAAGCTTTTGAAGGTCTTGAAGTTTTTTGACCCTTAAATTCATAATTTTTTGACTTATATCCTTCACTCATCTTAGCATTTATATCTTTAAATTTTTTTGCAAACAGAGTTACAAACATAAAAAATGGTATTATTGAGATGGCTATAAATGCTAAAAATGAAACTATACTTCCTGTTTTAAGAGCATCAACAAAATAATATATAGGAGGATATACTTTTCTAATCGTCTCTGAAATAGACACACTATTCTTTAGCATTTCAACTGACATAGAATTAAGTCTTGACATAAGTAGGGTATAAAGCAACATCAATATAATGCTACCTATTATTAATACTAAATTTTTGTATTTTATTCTTGATGATATCTGCCCTATAAATAGAAAAATTATTGATGAAGCAACTATCGGTAATAATGGTAAAGCTAAAAATAGCAA from Clostridioides difficile ATCC 9689 = DSM 1296 includes the following:
- a CDS encoding lysylphosphatidylglycerol synthase transmembrane domain-containing protein, encoding MRKLSKREKDFIQYGFLLFLICITTYLVLTTLDIKLIPKIIRLVNKTYIFLGILTIIVYMIIESIVTHLIINAVQKTKVKFIGIKMATMGFYYNLVTPFASGSQPMQIYALTKYDVSLSKSVAIVTNKTVVFQSTVTVFCGILILLNKSLLMEQVHSVKVLITFGMIMNVSMLLGGLLIVFSPKQVKMIAEVLINFLSKFKTFKFLDSKRDRINHYIDDYNYSIKIFIKNVRILVLSILLTVLQLIAYFSIVYCVYKASNLRGVSYVHIMTLQVFLYMAISPIPTPGNVGANEVTFFTMFSNIIPKELLGYSVLLYSGFVYYFILIVSGLFTFGTHYTLNSWKKEDKVNSNLDKVIEKLN
- a CDS encoding FAD binding domain-containing protein; the protein is MFTVMDIVQPDTVEEAYSILNKRKTNQVIGGSAFLRMGKKRIGTGIELSKLNLDYIKEYEDYVEIGSMTTFRTLETSSIIKNNFGRIIEDSVKNIIGVQFRNVVTVGATVFSKYGFSDLIVALLSLDTEVELYNIGRISLEEFLNRDYEKDLLIKIYIKKTNKNASYKSLRNAKSDYPILNVSVSKHMEQFKLCVGARPQKATIAKQASEFLSNNEINEINIDKAVEIASEELTFGSNMRASREYRKAMSKVLLKRAIMEVI
- a CDS encoding (2Fe-2S)-binding protein produces the protein MLVKININGKKKSVDIEPEEYLVDTLRKVGNLSVKRGCDTGCCGLCTVLIDKKPTLSCATLTLRALDKEITTIEGLENEVKEFSEVLVKEGAEQCGFCSPGFILTVLAMKDELENPTDDEIKHYLTGNLCRCTGYMGQLRAIKTYLEVK
- a CDS encoding putative ABC transporter permease subunit, which codes for MSNLSILIKNNIINEFKLNALKKADGREKQKIMGMMLSVVIIAGLLIFYVTSLSLSLVDILKQINQLEMLLIFGFGLSTLTTIVTSLYKTSSYLFQAKDLDLLTSLPIKESTVLASKILMLVGANYLFSSICMIIPAVVYFLNSDVSITYFPYLILLFLALPLLPIVASSIIFLFIGQISSRIKYKNLVLIIGSIILMLLYTLLMSRLNSMSVEMLKNSVSISETIRKVYPPIYYFVDALKTGSIVSFLAFIAISIIPFFMFVTLFAKKFKDINAKMSEGYKSKNYEFKGQKTSRPSKALLKKEFKRYTSSFIYFLNSSAGLLFLIVGTILILLFGADKVGELLKLNIDFNLIKIQLLGVFFFIIVMNCTTYCSISLEGKNLWILKSSPIDEREIFWSKVLMNFLLNAPLSILCLILVSIRLDFEIQFIIVSICLIVSFSMFVALMGLLSNLLYPNLDWKNEVAVVKRSASMIVTMLVSLAYVIILGGIYVLLGISFLNIYIILASILTLILDFMIWRIISTKGVRIFKNL
- a CDS encoding cation:proton antiporter gives rise to the protein MEASIHTIASNNLLIIFAIVSITGIICSKLSEIIKVPDVVLYLLVGILIGPSFLKFIDIRGFQIENQLILTFGSAFILYLGGKEISLKVLRNVKISVFLLATLGVVISAFIMQQVIGFTFGISAMTALLAGTIIASTDPATLVPIFNQVKIKDRVKQTVISESAFNDATGAILTSAVLAVILSNKFSLGENIYELGTMVIVGVLVGLITGILLLKLVNDKPYGIFKDFAPIISVISVVVAYELSTKLGGSGYMSCFIVGIITGNKKNFKIWLSQKSYDADFYVAETLGTICRMAIFIILGSQVNLAQLSKYFMPSVITVLVLMFIARPLCVLVCTLVDREAKWSKSEILFMMWVRETGVIPAALCGIISAMKVPGYEVISSVVFMTILITLVIQGSTTKLVAKKLGLLEEEVINISEKVSTF